A section of the Acidobacteriota bacterium genome encodes:
- a CDS encoding Gfo/Idh/MocA family oxidoreductase: protein MTEKRLSRRNFLEGSTVGAASLLLTSAGKNIFAASANEQVNVGVIGVGGQGSGLTRNLATVPNARITAICDIFEPNLKRAVGLAASAPKTFNDYRKLIESKEVDAVVIATPLHLHAEIALAALAAEKHAFVEKTMAYSVAQCDQMLKAARAHPKLVVQVGHQHRFDPVIHKVLAMSSDGALGKITHIRCHWHRNGNWRRPVPKSDFDPRPWGYEDLEHLINWRMYKRYSQGLMAELGSHMIEIVNLIYGSIPAAVTGMGGIDYWKDGRETYDNVSVIYTYPAGQKALFTSTTTNAHDGEKIVIMGTEGTIEMGWNQALYFREKESPELVKAEGATVITATGETMKASQQTQKEGTQVDTQSRQRLSAVYRELESFISCIRSGKKAEVDFQVGRNAAISVLLANRAIETGQVIKI from the coding sequence ATGACGGAAAAGAGATTATCGAGACGCAATTTTTTGGAAGGCTCAACCGTTGGCGCGGCGAGCCTGTTGCTCACCTCGGCGGGCAAAAATATTTTCGCCGCCAGCGCCAATGAACAGGTCAACGTCGGGGTTATCGGAGTCGGCGGTCAAGGCAGTGGACTGACGCGCAATCTGGCAACCGTGCCGAACGCCCGCATCACGGCGATCTGCGACATCTTTGAACCAAATTTAAAAAGAGCCGTGGGGCTTGCCGCAAGCGCGCCGAAAACCTTTAACGATTACCGCAAGCTCATCGAAAGTAAAGAGGTGGATGCAGTAGTCATTGCCACGCCGCTTCACCTGCATGCAGAAATCGCGCTTGCCGCGCTCGCCGCCGAAAAACATGCCTTCGTTGAAAAGACGATGGCTTATTCGGTGGCGCAATGCGACCAGATGCTTAAAGCCGCGCGTGCGCATCCTAAGCTTGTCGTGCAGGTCGGTCATCAACACCGCTTTGACCCGGTGATTCATAAGGTTTTGGCGATGTCGAGCGATGGGGCGCTTGGCAAGATTACCCACATTCGTTGTCACTGGCATCGCAACGGCAACTGGCGGCGACCGGTTCCGAAAAGCGATTTCGACCCGCGCCCGTGGGGTTACGAAGACCTTGAACACTTAATCAACTGGCGCATGTACAAACGCTATTCGCAAGGGCTGATGGCTGAACTCGGCTCGCACATGATTGAAATCGTCAATCTTATCTACGGTTCAATCCCTGCGGCAGTCACCGGCATGGGCGGCATCGATTATTGGAAAGACGGACGCGAAACTTACGATAACGTTTCGGTCATCTACACCTATCCCGCCGGACAAAAAGCCCTGTTTACGTCAACCACGACCAATGCCCACGACGGCGAAAAGATTGTCATTATGGGCACCGAAGGAACCATCGAAATGGGTTGGAATCAGGCGCTCTATTTCCGCGAAAAAGAGTCTCCCGAACTGGTCAAAGCCGAGGGCGCGACCGTCATCACCGCAACCGGCGAAACCATGAAAGCTTCGCAACAAACTCAAAAAGAAGGCACTCAGGTTGATACCCAGAGCAGACAGCGGTTGAGCGCGGTCTATCGGGAGTTGGAATCGTTCATCTCCTGCATTCGTTCGGGTAAAAAAGCCGAAGTTGATTTTCAAGTGGGGCGCAACGCGGCAATATCCGTGCTGCTTGCCAATCGCGCCATCGAAACCGGACAAGTGATTAAAATTTAA
- a CDS encoding SMP-30/gluconolactonase/LRE family protein, producing the protein MERKKYLTDDLNLTSSTRLSRRAFVAATAASTFALTTFGQQRNYAPDAPPVRYPDSDIVVLDPRFDKYKIGNAAIQRLHTGMLWAEGPAWNGNGQYLVWSDIPNNIQCRWLAEDGHVSTFRNSSNNSNGNTFDYEGRQISCEHATRRMVRYEPNGTVTVLADKWQGKPFNAPNDVVVHPDGGIWFTDPGYGTMKAYEGNKGELYIKEAVYRIDAKTAKIDMVTDELFKPNGLCFSPDYKKLYIVDTGVSPSGEAPRHIKVWDVVDGKKLTNGRVFTSMKLKTKNGELAGGSDGVRADVDGNIWASGGWAGAGFDGVHIFAPDGERIGQILLPEICSNICFGGAKRNRLFMTASQSLYAVYVETQGAHIA; encoded by the coding sequence ATGGAGCGAAAAAAATATTTAACCGACGACCTTAACCTGACGTCATCCACGCGACTCAGTCGCCGCGCTTTTGTCGCCGCAACCGCCGCGTCGACTTTCGCATTGACGACCTTTGGGCAGCAACGCAACTACGCGCCGGACGCGCCGCCTGTGCGTTATCCAGATTCAGACATCGTGGTGCTTGACCCGCGCTTCGACAAATATAAAATCGGCAATGCGGCGATTCAACGTCTGCACACAGGTATGCTCTGGGCGGAGGGTCCGGCGTGGAATGGCAACGGGCAGTATCTGGTGTGGAGCGACATTCCCAATAATATTCAATGTCGCTGGCTCGCCGAAGACGGGCACGTCAGCACCTTTCGCAACTCATCGAACAACAGTAACGGCAACACCTTTGATTATGAAGGGCGGCAAATTTCTTGCGAACACGCGACCCGGCGCATGGTGCGTTATGAACCCAACGGCACGGTGACGGTGCTTGCAGACAAATGGCAGGGCAAACCCTTCAACGCGCCCAATGATGTCGTGGTTCACCCGGACGGCGGCATATGGTTTACAGACCCCGGTTACGGCACGATGAAAGCTTACGAAGGCAACAAAGGTGAACTCTACATCAAAGAAGCGGTCTATCGCATTGACGCGAAGACGGCGAAGATAGATATGGTGACAGACGAACTCTTCAAACCCAACGGACTTTGTTTCTCGCCGGATTACAAAAAGCTCTATATCGTCGACACAGGGGTTTCGCCAAGCGGCGAAGCGCCACGCCACATCAAAGTCTGGGATGTGGTCGATGGTAAAAAATTAACTAACGGTCGAGTGTTTACGTCCATGAAACTCAAGACCAAAAATGGAGAGTTAGCGGGCGGCTCCGACGGTGTGCGTGCTGATGTCGATGGCAACATCTGGGCAAGCGGCGGTTGGGCGGGCGCAGGCTTTGACGGCGTGCACATCTTCGCGCCCGATGGCGAGCGCATCGGACAAATCTTGCTGCCGGAAATCTGTAGCAACATCTGTTTCGGCGGCGCAAAACGCAATCGCTTGTTTATGACCGCGAGCCAATCGCTATATGCTGTGTATGTCGAAACCCAGGGCGCGCATATCGCCTGA